The window CTAACCTAAGATTGAAGTAGCAATCTGGAGACACATAATCCAAAATGGCAATGAGTCTTTGATGAAGTATAAATGTAAGATTCAAATCTTAGGAACTTGTAGATTTCAGTTCTAGAGTATACTTCGCTGAGGATTGTATCATTATGTGAAGATTGTGGCATATTCTTatctttggcaaaaaaaaaaaaaaaagaaggataaaGTACTCAATCGAGCCTAGGTCTTATTGCATATATTGTAAATGAACAAACAAGGATTATCAACTGTGCTTATTGTTGAAGTAGATGATAAGAATCCAGATTGGCCAAAGATTTTAGTGTTGAAAATTGTTGATAGGGTTGAAAGATATAATAAGATTGAACTCGGTAAGACCATGATCTATTTAGTTCGTCAACTAATCCGGTAAATCTTTAATAGTCTTTTGTAATCTAAAAACTTCAAGCTTAGTTAGTTTTTCAACTAATTTAGTAAAACTTGAATAGtcttttttggaaaatattaaACTAATCTTGATCTTGGCAAGAGAAAATAGCATGTAATTACtatttatatttaaaaattttaaattacttGAGCTCTACTCAAATTTAATTCGATGATAACAATCGCTTGAGCTCGGttcattgaaaaaagaaaatcaaacttGAACATAATTTCAAATTTGTTGCAACAATTAAACATATGATTAAAACTTTTTGGTGTAAGTTAAGAGATCAAATTCCATGACTTGCATTCTTGTCTaggatttcttgaaaatttcacccACATATGCATAAGCATCCATCGGGTTCGATGGCAGTTCAACTCCCTCCAAGTTCCCTTTGACCCTTTCGTATCCATCCCTTCCTCCTAGTATAAAGTGTTGCCAATCCTCTTCGATTCCTCTTTTAGGTATAGGTTAAAGGATCAAATTTCTTGATTTAAATTCTTGtccagaatttcttgaaaatttcactaGCAGGTGCATAGGTATTCATCTGGTTCAGTACCAGTTTAATCTCCTCCAAGTTCCCTTTTGACCCCTTTGGATCCATCTATCCCTTAGCATAAAGTATTGCTAACTCCTTCTGGGTTTCCTTTTAACGCTTTTTTCTACTGTAAAGTAAAAGTTGGGAATCACAAAATGTGGGGCCGCTTGGTTAGCGGGTATGGGGAATCACAAAATGGAATAAATCTCTTACCACTTGCTTGGGTTATATCTATTGGAATGTAATTTTTGGAATCATTCCCAAAATATTGGACTTCTCCCATTCCTGACCAAGTTGGGAGGTTTTGTGAAACCCCACGTTTGATTCCaaagctaattttttttttaatttcatctcACTCATTGCTTCACCATCTCTCTTCTATTTTCATCACATTTTCCTATTTGCTTCCTTCCCCATATCAGACCGGCCTTTCCCTTTCCTCTATCCCACTTATTCCAATCTTCTAATTTCTCTCCTACCGGTGTAGCAGGCCTCTTTTTTTCCAATCTTCCATAGCTGACGACGGCTCTGTGCTGCAAATGTGAGAGTAATTTTTGTTGGCCAAAGAATCTCATCTTGATTGGTTGCCGACGGCTCTGTGCTCTGTGCTGCAAATCTGAGTCTTTTTTGGGGGCTGTATGGCTGCAATTacgggtggcaattcgggtccaatcaggttggcgggtcgggtcaaaaaatctgttgacccgaatcCGACCCGTCAACCCGTGACAGGTCAGTATATTTGACACgaacccaaaattttgggttggcgggtcgatccgaaatgacccgaaaattaattttaatttattaatttatcactgtaaattctaataaaatcaatttctcacaaaattaattacatcatcaagtaataaaaatttaaataaataatttcaaatcaaatccaaaataaattaaacaccgtaaaagtgttttatcccaaatcaaatataaaataaattaaaacgaattatattatttgtccaaatataataattttaacttcaTACAAggtaaataaattcatttagaattaagtaattaatacctttgaaaaaaaagaatgatttagtttagttagataaaataatttttatttttattaaattatttttaatttgtaaacgggtcatatcgggtcatatcaggtcaccacgggttgacccgaaatcgacctgttttcttttcggtttCATCGGGTTCGActcgattctgacccgaacccccaaaacttcaatccaaatccattaATTTCGTTTTAGATTCGGGTCGTGtcaaaaattgccacccctagctGCAACGGAGGAGGAGTTAAAGTGGTGGACTATGGCTGCAAATCTTTTTGGTGGAGTATGGCTGCAATCTGATGACGACTCTCATCTTTTTTGGGGGTTGAATGGCTGCAAATCTgagtctttctttctttctttctttttttaaagttGTTTAGAAACTAGATCTAATGATCTTCAAGTTACAAGTGGAGTTTACGAAAACAGATTTTGTGATCTTGAAGTCCAAGAAAAATACCGGTTGATCCATTAATGGTCACTATGAAGTTCTACAATTCGGTTAAGAAGGACGTTCTGCAATTGGATTAACAACAAAAAGGAgagaacaaaaaagaaatttaaaaatgataaaatattcaaattttaATGTAATATCCATTCCTGACAAATATCTACCAAGCGCTTGTTACTGTATTGATACCTTGACCACTACCCAATCAAAATCCATActaatttttttgtaaatgATTCCAATTATAATTCCGATTCCTAAACATGAACCAAGCGGCCCTAAATGTATACATCCGTTCAGCTCGACAGCGGTTTAATCAACTCCGTTTTCCTCTTTGAATCCACCTTTAAGAGTATATTCGTGCCATGGGCGGGGGAAGATGTGCACCCTGAGCTTCACCACATGCTACATCCGCCTAGTACGCTAAATAATACTCTGCCCCCTTTCCCAAGACGAGCCCTCAGAACTCCGTTCTACAGTAGGTGCGCTTAAAACTTCTCTTGATTGGGGAAATCAGAAATGTTGGGGTTTGCAGCAGCAAGGCTCTTGGAGCAAGAGCATTTCTCATCTTCGAGGAGAAGAGTATCTCATCTTCGAGTAGAAGAGTATAAGATGGAATTTCATCAGCGGCTTAACCGCAAAATACCCACCTAAAAATGCAGGTTCTTGTTCGTCATTGGTGGTTTTAGTCATCAGAAAACCAGGTTCTTTGTTGAAGTTTCTTCTCATGCTTTCTTTATTTGGGAATGCTTCGTTAGCATGTTTTTAGAAGTTCATTATGCGATTATCCATGGAATACGTTCGATGCCCATAGTTGTCTGCCAAAAAGCAGAAATCCCTTTTACATTTAGGCTTCTTGATTTCACAGTATCTCGAGACCTGCTGTTTATGTACTGAAAGattgaaataaagaaaagtacTGATGGCTGATCCTCCAGAAAAGAAGATGCTTAAAAGAATCCCAGATGGTGATAATATGGACAGGTTGAGTGCACTTCCGAACTGTGTTCTGCTTCGCATCCTTTCGCGTTTCAAGACAAAAGATGCTGCAGCAACCTCAGTTCTGTCCACTAGATGGAGAGATCTTTTTGTTTCTCTTCCTGATGTTGATCTAAGTTTCCGTGTGGATGGTGATGCTTCTGACCGTGATAGGATGTTCTCTGATTTTACAGATTTTGCCAATAGAGTGGTTCGACAGCGGAATAAGGCTTCAATTGGAACGATTGTAGTCGATGTGATGCATTTTGTTAAAAGTTACCGCCTGGCTTTTGAGTCATTGTTGATATCTGCCGCTGCTGCACTTTCTTCTTGCAATGTCCAACAACTCCTTATTTCGGTTCGAATGGATAAAACAACTGAGCGATTCTCTATACCTATTCCACCTGGAATTTTTTCATCTAAAACTCTGGTTTCTTTAACAGTGGACATTGAGGTGGATTGGAATGCCCCTGATTTTGTTTGGTTGCCAAACCTCAAGTATCTTTACTTATTTGAATTCAGATTGGTAGATGAAGATTCTATTCAGAGGCTACTTCAAGGTTGCCCTTTGCTTGAACAACTGATGTTATTTGTGCAACCTTTCAGCTATGAGAGTGAGAGTGAAGAAGGCATTGAAGTTGAAGTTCTTCATATCTCGAGTCCCTCATTGAAGAGCCTGGTGCTCTCTTGgaatgcaaaagttgaattagAGTTCACTGTTGTTGTGCAGTCAGAAAATCTTGAGTCTTTGTTATGCTCCCTCCAGGGGCAGCACAAAGTTACCATAGATGCCCCAAATCTGAAGTCCCTGACTGTTGAGGGTCATGTACTTGAAGTACACATAAATCAAAGTCTAGTATCTATTGACAAGGCAGTAGTACATGCCGAATTTCTGCATAATGTGACAAATGGCAGCGACTTATTTTCACGTGTTCAGCATGCTTTTAAGTTTATTAGTGGGTTGCAAAATGTGAAATCACTGAATTTGTCAGAGAACATTCTGAAggtatgtttttcttttctgtcttCTTTAATTTCGATTGACTTCTGAgcttcttcttcaaattttaatagaagaattggaactttgttcTTACATAATTCTTCTTCTTATATGCATGAAGGCTCTCTATTTCTCTCAACCAGCATTTATGTGATTGGGAACGACCTCCGAGGGGTGGAGGAGTTTGAGTTTGTTCTGCCAGAGGCTATTTAAATAGGCTTCTTTGAACATCATAGGAAGACAGATATCCTGATCTTTATAAAGGATGAATAGGAACTTAGGTTATGAGTTTGTTCTGCCAGAGGCTATTTAAATAGGCTTCTTTGAACATCATAGGAAGACAGATATCATGATCTTTATAAAGGATGAATAGGAACTTAGGTTAGTtgattttgttggaaaaattgaaaatatttgaTCAAAGAAGACTTTTGGTGGAGATATAGTGCTTTTCTTAGTATTCATTAGAATTGTTACCATGGGATTTTGTCATTCAACAAAACCTGAAGTCCCTTACTGTTGAGGGTCATGTACTTGAAGTACACATAAATCAAAATCTAGTATCTATTGACGAGGCAGTAGTACGAGCTGAATTTCTGTCTAATGTGACAAATCACAGTGACTTATTTTTACGTAGTCAGCGTGCTTTTAAGTTTCTTAGTGGGTTGGTAAATGTGAAATCACTTTATTTATCGGAGACGATTCTCCAGGTatgtttcttcttttctttcttttttagtttggCTTCATTTCAGAGCTTTATCTTCCACCTATAATAGGAAAATTGGAACTTCGTTCTTACTTAATTCTACTTATATGCATGAAGGCTCTGTATTGTTCTCAACGGGTCTTGCCAAAATTCAAAGACTTGAACAAATTGAAGCTCAGTCATTTTCGTTGCCATGCATTTCCTCGCAATCCTTATTCTAAAGTGTTGTCAAGCTTATTTGAAAGTTCACCCAACCTTGAAGTGCTTATCATTGATGAAGTAAGTTGTGATGGACAATTTTGTTGCATAGTTAATTCAATCATATTTTGCTGCCTCTGATCTACTTGGAATGGACAGGTCCTCAAGGACAGTGAAGACGAGGAACTTGATTCTGTTTTTCAAGAGGTTCTCTCATTAGCTTTTGTTGGACAACTTAAGGAAATAGAAATCAGAAGTTTTGAGGGGGAGGAACATGAATTCAAGCTGATAGAGTACTTTTTGAAGAATGGAAAATCTTTAAAGAAGATGGATCTCATTAGAGACAGTTGGAAGACTGAATCAGATGGTTGTCACAGGATATTGTCATCCAAGAAGTGTGCGGTGGATTGCCAGATTCTGTTCATAACGAAATGGGATTTGCTGCAGAGCTTATTTCTTAAAAGGCACTGAAACTCTTCCTGTAATGATACTGTCGTTTATATTcttcttgttcttttctttttcccccttatGACCAgtgttttttgatttttgttggTCAAGACCAGACTAAAACTTCAATAATTTCATGCGCATGTAAAAATAGTTTTAGAACTTGTTTATTAAGTTCACCTTGTGGCATTCTTGATGCTGTTGGTGCCATGATGATCACATCATTTAGTTTCAGAGCTAGAAATTTTTGGCTTCATAACTAACATCTTGTAGCAAAATATTTATTGCTTAATAGAACTATACTTTGAAAGTTAGTGTGTTAAAGTGCCAAAGAGAAGAATAATAGCTGGGGAAATATAAGGTCTTAAGTAGAACCTTCACTTTGGAGGTATTGCTAAACCAGTCTGTTGCTCTTTTTTCTCTCAATTTCATTGCCCATGCTAGCAAAATGATACAAAAAATGCTCATACTTCGTAACGTTAAGTTATTATGAGATTTTAGCCTTTTTTACCATAGAGTTCACTGCAGTTTGCAGTACTTccaaatctctctctctctctgtaccTTTCACAAGACAAGGCTGTGAATGCTATGAAATCATTGCAATCCTTTGTACCAATTAGTCAACTTGCTGGTTAAGTGAACTCCTTTTAAGATTGATGCAAGGCTCATCCCATGCAGAAAGGTCTGGTTCAGGACTGTATGAAACTGCTGGAGCATATTGAGGAGGATTAGATATGTTCTTACAGTTGTGAAGGTGAAATGATTACAGATATTGTACTCTGCAAGAAGATTTTGAGGTATTAATACTGTCATATTACCAGTTATTCAAATCTGACCTAAACATTGAAGTAGCAATCTGGAGACACATAATCCAAAATGGCCATGAGTGTTTGATGAAGTATAAATGTAAGATTCAAATCTTAGGAACTTGTAGATTTCAGTTTTAGAGTATACTTCGCGAAGGATTGTATCATTATATGAAGATTGTGGCATATTCTTATCTTtggcagccaaaaaaaaaaaggat is drawn from Coffea arabica cultivar ET-39 chromosome 1c, Coffea Arabica ET-39 HiFi, whole genome shotgun sequence and contains these coding sequences:
- the LOC113694822 gene encoding F-box/FBD/LRR-repeat protein At5g22660; translation: MADPPEKKMLKRIPDGDNMDRLSALPNCVLLRILSRFKTKDAAATSVLSTRWRDLFVSLPDVDLSFRVDGDASDRDRMFSDFTDFANRVVRQRNKASIGTIVVDVMHFVKSYRLAFESLLISAAAALSSCNVQQLLISVRMDKTTERFSIPIPPGIFSSKTLVSLTVDIEVDWNAPDFVWLPNLKYLYLFEFRLVDEDSIQRLLQGCPLLEQLMLFVQPFSYESESEEGIEVEVLHISSPSLKSLVLSWNAKVELEFTVVVQSENLESLLCSLQGQHKVTIDAPNLKSLTVEGHVLEVHINQSLVSIDKAVVHAEFLHNVTNGSDLFSRVQHAFKFISGLQNVKSLNLSENILKALYCSQRVLPKFKDLNKLKLSHFRCHAFPRNPYSKVLSSLFESSPNLEVLIIDEVLKDSEDEELDSVFQEVLSLAFVGQLKEIEIRSFEGEEHEFKLIEYFLKNGKSLKKMDLIRDSWKTESDGCHRILSSKKCAVDCQILFITKWDLLQSLFLKRH